From the genome of Malus sylvestris chromosome 13, drMalSylv7.2, whole genome shotgun sequence:
ATATTTTAACCATGAGCTAGTGGTCCTGGTAAATGACGGATTACGAACtttctttaaaattaaaaactaaaggttttaggtttgaaatCTACTGTTGATGTGAAAGCTATAAACTTATAGCCAAGGAAAAATTGAAACATCCTTGTGAATCTTTTAGACCTTCAAAAAGAATGAATAACCGTGGTTTAATACTAATGGTTCGcttttatttaaaaaagaaaaaggaaccaATATTTTTACTATTAAGTCGCAACGTTCAATTTAACTTTGGTCGGTTACGTACAAATGTACCCTGTGCATCCTACAAAAATCTTTTGAAGTGCGCAGTGCGCAGAGCATGGCTCACGTTAGCAGCTCCCGAGAACACACAGCGTTTTAACTTTTCCCACTGTGGACCTACTTTATTAATAAGCTAAGGGTGAAAAATTAAGGAAATTTGTGTTCCTCAAAGGTCAAATTTACCCATTCAGCTTGGTTTAGTCCTACTGTGTGAAAGTTTAAAATGCAAGGACAAAATGGgtacttcaacaaacaaacaCAATAACAAATACAGGtgttaaaataatttcttgaaattttgatttcattttCCTTCTACAAGTTAAATCTCCTAATAAGTGGCAGAGGACggtttgatatttttacacaagaagagggaccaaaatgaaaattaaaaattctctccattttctctgtATTGTCCCTCATTTAACTCCTTTTAAACATCATTTTTTTCGTCCAGAGTCCCCTAACATATACTTCCTTTCCATTTTTACCCCTCCACCTGTCCAACCCATACCCTAATCAATGTACTACATGAACAGTTCAGATTGCATCAAGGTATAGTAGTTGGCGGCTTCGTCCTCTAGCTCCCACAACCCATCACCAAAAGTAAACCCATCCAGACCGTTGAATTTAAACCCGTTACCCGCCTCGTCATCGAACCCGTCAGCCTCCCTCTGCGGAATCCCGAGCTCGTCATCGGAAGCTTCTAGAAGACGTCGCAAAACCCTCTCGCTCTCATCCTCCTTCAAAAAGCATGCATTAGAAGAAGTAGGAGTGGAAGAGCCAGAGGACGAGGCATAGCCTTCTAGAGACGACTCAGCAGCTAGGGTTTCGGAGCCGTGGAATGTGTTGAGAGGCTCAGAGGAGATTTCTTGCTGCAGGGATGTGATTAGAGAGGACAAGTCCTCCGAAGTTTCAACTTCTTCTTCGTCGAGGACAGAGAGTATGTCGGTGTAGGGCTTCTGACGCTTGAGATCAACGGAATCCTCATCTAGGGTTAGTGTTTCGTCCCTTTGGCGTTTAGACGTAGCTTGACGAACACTGTCGTCAACGGGGGTTAGGGTTTCATCCCTCTGCTGTTTAGCCGGAGTATGATCGGCAATAGCCATTTGTCAAGAGAGGAAGTAGATAGGAAGACAGAGGTAAAGAGGAGatgtagagagagaggaagTGGCTAAGAGGAAGAAAAGGGTTTGATGAGAGAGAATGGGGGATGTAAAGTCTTTATATAGAGTGAGGGAGAGATGGGGAAAAGTAAAGGGCCGGTCAAAAGGGCTCTCAAaataggatttggatcctctcctgcgCTCAGCATCCTGAGCTTACTGAGCAAATCATATGGACGGTTGGATTTTGATCTAACAGTTACAAATAGAAAActtctctaaaattctaataattgtaaccgtttgatcaaaatctaactGTCCATATTATTTGCTCAGTAAGCTCAGGATGCTGAGCTAAGGagaggagaggatccaaattccGCAAAATAATCGAAACATGGAGGCTGGGGAATattttaatcaatttttttgGTGTTGTGTTAGAGGGAAAAGACGCTTGGAAACCATgacttaattaaaaaaaatattttcctaAAAGAATAGTATTTAATGGAAAAGGTGTTGTACAGAGGGGAGATGTAAATGCATCAGACCGTTTGATTGGCTTTTGGCGTTGTCGAGGAAAACGAGCGGTTGGTAATTGCGGAGGAAGATATCTCGAGGACCCAAAAGAAAATGACAAAGGCAGTGAGGCGTgggtgagtgagagagagagagtaatggTAATGTCAGTGATGAGTCTCTCGTGTGATAAAGCAGAGCTGCAGATTCTTGCTCGAGGCGGATGGTAGGTGGGGGATTCGgatttgaaaatataaaataaatggtaaaataaatagtatcagaattgattttttaatgtaaaaatataattttttgttaaaataataccaaaagttttttgttaaaattctctTTAATTTACTGATCCCGAATTTTAAAACAACtagaaatttattttattttaaacaaaCGACATTAACTACATTACGTAATAAAAGATTGATCTAAGACTCACAGTAAATTAGTAattatgtggttcaaattcgacTTCAGTAATGGTCAAACTTAAGAGTTTTCatttacaattaaaaaaatatcattaaactgtaatactaagtagcaactaaaaaaagtaattaaacaaaagaattgTTGCTTTACTAGTACTaaaataattttgatttttaataattaaataataaatatgtTAAGTAGTTGGGTCTAATAGCATTATCCTGGGAATCCTGACATTTTAACCTTGTATTGTATATCATACgtttaatttttgttagatattatttatatttgattttatgtttaaattttaaaataatttttaaccatAAGATTAGAATATGAGAATTCATAAAATTCTCATATTTTGATCCGAAGAGGATTCAAATCCAAATCtcgtaacttttttttttctttcggaaAACTCCAAATCTCGTAACTTTAAGATTGTGTTAGAGAAAAGAAATTAGAAAAGTAACATGTATATTACAAAAGATGTAAGAGAGATTGTCGTATTCCTCCTTGTCCTTCATCATTTATAAATTCTCCCTGCGTACCTTTTAGGATAATCCTAAGTCTAACTTCAATGGTGGGCTAAAAGTCAAATTGCCTTCCAAAATTTCCTCCCAAACCCAATCCAACCCAAGGGGAAAACTTGGAGTAAATGTTAAATGTTAAACCAAGGCCAGATTCCCCCAAAATTTAGCTCAGAAATtggaattaaaatttttttagattaaaatgttcataaaattaatttacgatagtctacatatttatttaaaaaaaattaatttaacaaaaaaaaacctaagttcattctttaataattccagGCTAAAATTTTAGACTATAACGGTTGGAGCTGAAAAACTATTTTTGGGctaaaagttaaattttctaaactaaaatatttggcttttagcctaaCTATTAGAGATAATCTAAAGAGGTTagatttgtaaataaaatttacaaattaaataatatatcattaatacaaataaacatatttattaatatttaaataataaaataaatactaGACTCATCCCAGAGCCCTACGTCCCCACCCCACCTTATATTACCACCCCTtaaaaaagctaaaaaaattaaaaagactcTTTCTACACCCACCTATATTCCTAAGATGTCCTTTACATATTCTACTATTTTGCAAGCCTCATTTTCAACGAAAGTGCAGAAACCATCCTATTTCAAGTACACATTTTTTTAAGGGATGAGTTATCCacacatctctttttacttctcacacatatctaatttatgttcgttgatattcttcaattcattcaatccgacggttgaaaactaaaaaaatgtagaagaagtaaaaaggatgtgtgaatatcacatctTTTTTAGCTACCATTTGCTGGAACACGTATCCAGTGCTATCCAAATAACCAGTTTTCCTATGAAGATCCACCAACGCAGTCCCCAAAAACGCATTCAATTCAATCTCCTTCCAAATAACATGCCTATGGATTTGCTTTCTCCAATAAATAGATCCCAACCCATCCAAATTAGCACAGGAAGAAAGCACACACTAACATAAGTAGCTTAATTTGGCTTTCACAAAACAACCCAGATGGGGAAaacatttagaaagaaaaaaaaaatcagatggggaaaaaagaaaaaaggaggaTAATATTGTGAGGGTTATGGGGATGAAAAGGAGCTGAGAGAGCAAAGTAAGAACAGTAAAAATCAAAGATTGCACTTTGAACAACTTCTTGTCTTTATTCGTCATTTTGTTAAGAAGTAAActtgtaaataaattttttattaagataTGAGTGGGAAAATAAGACACAACGGTAGAGATATCAGCACTCAATAATAATTTAAACTTCAACTTTcgtgtcatttaatttacaaaattttgtataTGATCTTCCTATCATTCGCCTACCTTTTATATTACTCATTGTTACAATTTTAATTTCTCCTGTTTAACATTTAGCAATACATCCTTTATTAAATTAACATCGATCGATGAAATTTAAAAGCTTCTCACGTAATCATAGTGCTAGTGTGATTGCTATTGTTAGAATTCTAGGTGATGATACAATGGATTTTTGTGCAAATATAAATtagatttaataaataaatgagAAATTATAAGGAAACTGTCTTAAAATgagattttatataaattttctgttatatcagtgtttaacgtcaattttcatactattattacaaaatattatgttaaaaatATGAGCTGAAATACATTTTAGATAGTCTCATTTTTAAGAGAATTTATTTAACGTTTCTCTAAATAAATTATTCGTAAAGGTTTCAACTGTTGCATGCTTATATTTTGACACGTAAAGCATCGCTCAAGCCTGAATACACAACTGCATCTTTTAAGGTCCAATAAgagggacttggattgtctgccctcttagTTATGGTGTCATTTCATGCCCTTTttttttgtgcggtcacggttaaaccacattaatattttatattaattttttaataagataataagacaaaaaataataaaaatataaaatattgacatggcttaaacgtgaccgcacaaaatagaagAGCATGAAAGGACACctcaactaggagggcagacaatccaagtcccaaTAAGAGATGGACATCGACGGTGGATCTAATGAAAGATATTTTTATCACGTAAGTCAAACTTGTAAGCAGAGGGCATACGGATGCGACGTGTTTGATGGAAGCAAAGCGTAACCTAATTAACTGCTTATTTAatatttctagggtttttggtaTCTTGCGACCGACGTAGCTAATTGTTCAAGTTGTGGAACAGTTGATTTCTGGCCAAACACACCACATAAGATAAAGATAAGAGTGGAACGATGATGTTTCAATAttacaattttattattttatttttcgtttttgGACTGTCTCTGTCCCGATAGCATTTTTCCAACGTCCAACTAGAAAATGTAAACCCCAGTCCGGCCGGCAACACAAAGTGAATTTAATTAAAGCAAGATTGTTCCTGGGTGGTATGTGGTGTTAGACTTTGGACTTTAAGActtcagagagagagaatacAATTTCTCTTTTTCGAACTTTCTTGGAAGATAAGATAGACAAGGCTGATGATTTGTCAACAAAGACTAAAGTTTTGGTGGATTTACCAAAGGGTAGTGCTTTCACGcacttctttttaattttttgtgtattgattttcttcaattcatatgTAAAAACAATACTTGTTTACTTGAAGATAAAAATGAACTCCTACTCGAAactcttagtattttaaacatAGAGTTTTGTACTTATAATCAGAATCGTTTATATTATGAATCACActataaagatcatctctgtaaaaaataaattaaaactaaggtatTTTAGgcaatctattgtagcaaatacatagacAGTTCGTAATGTTTTTACCAATAccgttattttgtttttaaacagtttgatgactaaatgatcttaattttaattgattttttacatatgtgATATTTATAGggtaatttataatatgaacggttctgattataaacacgaaattctataaattggcaacaaacaattttgaaaatttttaagTAGAAATTCCTACTTATTTTTTAGTAGCCAAGTATTGTTCTTCATTCAATGCAACAACAAAATCAGTCGTGAAATTAGTATTTaagagtttgaaaaaaaaattctcatacTTTTTTGTTCTAATATGTAAAAAGTTGGGGATTGCTATTGACACTTCGAAACAAATCATTCCACACTTTCAATATTGCTTTTTTAAAATGATAATGTTCattgagtaaaaaaaaaattttaaaaagcaaaaagtagaaagaaaaacagaaacccTGCCTCTCTAGGGGTCCTTTTCCTTTACCTGATTCAATTGTCAAGGGTGCCATGTTCAAAGTGGTTCACTTATTaagattaattaaaaaaaaataactttgattactttcccccttttttttttaatttaggcCGGCGGTATTGATGAAGTTGCTCATGAATTCCGGTCAAGACGACAAAAAGCCTAACACCCACGCCAGCTTCCCCAAGTTTTTATAATTAATCTACGTGATTAAACTTATTtgattatcttatcttatctattAATTTAAACATTCAGTTTGCGTAACTAGGTTAAAGAAGTACTactagataaactaatttttcagactaaatttacaaatcatATGATGTGTCATTCATAATAAATatttaatcatcaacaatcaaGTCATATGATTTATAAAGTATCTTGTTTGCATCTTAAACTGCTCGTATGCAAAGCGAATAGAGTATttcattattaattaaataaattatttatttgattggtTAAGTAACCAAGAAGGTTCATGTTGAACAGTTCATGTTTCGTGCCTGACcgaaattaattagttaaagtaaCCCCAAATATAGGGCAATCGGATCTTAATCACGCGGACTGTTGCTTTAAATTAATCTCTCATAGAACGACTAACCctgaataattttattttgttttgtgcatcatgaccagtttgtcgatcaAGAATTAAACTCCTGGCACTgtcatatatattaatttattatattAGTATTAGGGTTTGGTGTTAAACTTAAT
Proteins encoded in this window:
- the LOC126597158 gene encoding uncharacterized protein LOC126597158 — its product is MAIADHTPAKQQRDETLTPVDDSVRQATSKRQRDETLTLDEDSVDLKRQKPYTDILSVLDEEEVETSEDLSSLITSLQQEISSEPLNTFHGSETLAAESSLEGYASSSGSSTPTSSNACFLKEDESERVLRRLLEASDDELGIPQREADGFDDEAGNGFKFNGLDGFTFGDGLWELEDEAANYYTLMQSELFM